ATCAAAGTTTGCTCACAACTCCCCGACGCTTATCGCAGCGTGCCACGTCCTTCATCGCCTGTACATGCCAAGGCATCCACCAAATGCTCTTACCTCACGCTTGAGAATCCACACCATCAACGACAAGCCTGCATAGAGCCTGCGCTGTTTACTAGGCGTGGACGATAATCTCAGCCAGATAATCATCTGTTGTGCCGCAATGCGCTTATCGTCCTTAAACGAATAAACCCATGCGCCACGGCATCGATTAAAAACCCATTCACAATGTCAAAGATGCAGGCAAATCCTGCGTACCAACCGTTCAGCCAAGCTGAAGATTGGAAGTTCGTGTTTCCATCACTGAAGATTTATGCCTGGTGGAGCCTATCGGGATCGAACCGATGACCCCCTGCTTGCAAAGCAGGTGCTCTCCCAGCTGAGCTAAGGCCCCTTAAGGCATACCTGATGCAAAATGGTGGGCCGAGTAGGAGTTGAACCTACGACCTCACGCTTATCAGGCGTGCGCTCTAACCACCTGAGCTACCGGCCCATCCCGCACACGCCAGCCATTACGGCCGCAGGCGGCGAAAGCCAGCTCAGGCAGTCGCACAGATCAAAATGATCCGTTGCGATCTTCAGATGATGAAAGGACATGAGGACGACGGCAATGTTCTTTGGAACGTTCGAAGCTCTTTCCGGCACAAGGCCAGACGCTTTCGAACATATCCTTAGAAAGGAGGTGATCCAGCCGCAGGTTCCCCTACGGCTACCTTGTTACGACTTCACCCCAGTCGCTAAGCCCACCGTGGTCGCCTGCCTCTCTTGCGAGTTAGCGCAACGCCTTCGGGTGAACCCAACTCCCATGGTGTGACGGGCGGTGTGTACAAGGCCTGGGAACGTATTCACCGCGGCATGCTGATCCGCGATTACTAGCGATTCCGCCTTCATGCTCTCGAGTTGCAGAGAACAATCCGAACTGAGACGGTTTTTGGAGATTAGCTACCCCTCGCGAGGTTGCTGCCCACTGTCACCGCCATTGTAGCACGTGTGTAGCCCAGCGTGTAAGGGCCATGAGGACTTGACGTCATCCCCACCTTCCTCCGGCTTATCACCGGCGGTTTCCTTAGAGTGCCCAACTTAATGATGGCAACTAAGGACGAGGGTTGCGCTCGTTGCGGGACTTAACCCAACATCTCACGACACGAGCTGACGACAGCCATGCAGCACCTGTCACCGCGTCCCCGAAGGGAACACCCAATCTCTTGGGTTAGCGCGGGATGTCAAACGCTGGTAAGGTTCTGCGCGTTGCTTCGAATTAAACCACATGCTCCACCGCTTGTGCAGGCCCCCGTCAATTCCTTTGAGTTTTAATCTTGCGACCGTACTCCCCAGGCGGATAACTTAATGCGTTAGCTGCGCCACCCAAACTCCATGAGCCCGGACAGCTAGTTATCATCGTTTACGGCGTGGACTACCAGGGTATCTAATCCTGTTTGCTCCCCACGCTTTCGCACCTCAGCGTCAATACTTGTCCAGTCAGTCGCCTTCGCCACTGGTGTTCTTCCGAATATCTACGAATTTCACCTCTACACTCGGAATTCCACTGACCTCTCCAAGATTCTAGCTATCCAGTTTCAAAGGCAGTTCCGGGGTTGAGCCCCGGGATTTCACCCCTGACTTAAATAGCCGCCTACGCGCGCTTTACGCCCAGTAATTCCGAACAACGCTAGCTCCCTCCGTATTACCGCGGCTGCTGGCACGGAGTTAGCCGGAGCTTATTCTCCAGGTACTGTCATTATCATCCCTGGTAAAAGAGCTTTACAACCCTAAGGCCTTCATCACTCACGCGGCATTGCTGGATCAGGCTTTCGCCCATTGTCCAATATTCCCCACTGCTGCCTCCCGTAGGAGTCTGGGCCGTGTCTCAGTCCCAGTGTGGCTGATCATCCTCTCAGACCAGCTATGGATCGTCGCCTTGGTAGGCCTTTACCCCACCAACTAGCTAATCCAACGCGGGCCCATCTAAAGGCGATAAATCTTTGGTCCGAAGACATCATCCGGTATTAGCAGTCATTTCTAACTGTTATTCCGAACCTAAAGGCAGGTTCCCACGCGTTACGCACCCGTGCGCCACTAACCCCGAAGGGTTCGTTCGACTTGCATGTGTTAGGCATGCCGCCAGCGTTCGTTCTGAGCCAGGATCAAACTCTCAAGTTTGTGTCACAATCATACAAGCGCCAGCCTAAGCCAACCAACCTGCATAATCGCGCTTCAAGGAGCCGATACCTGCACATCAAACGTAATGGATACGAATGAACATGCTTACATCACATCAGGATCGTGGTGATCCCAATGAATGCGGCATTCGGCTTAAATACTGGTATCCGGAGCCTTAAAACCCCCGGACCAGGCGCCGTCGCCCACATGTCCCTTCATCATAAAACCAACAATGTCAAAGAACCACCAGACAGATAAACCCGGACAACCTTCCATCCCCCAACTCGCATCAGGGGAGTTCAGTAGTCCGTATCTCTTGGCGACCGTCCGAGAAGCGCTAAACCGCGCCGCCCCGTCCGGTGAACAGCCCTCTAAGCCTACACCCCCATACCGTCAACCAACTTTTTGCAGTTTTGTTGCGGAATGAGGTTAAATAACTGATTTATAATAGAAACTATCTCAACCACAGAGGTTTGGAACGGTAGCCCCCTGGTCCGCTCCCCTCTTGTGCCGGGAATCACGCTATCGCCCGCCCTCATTGTTTGTTTACTCTGGGACACTAGACGAAAACGCGTACAAACGCCGGAAATGCTTGCGCTATCGAGACCCTGCTAACCATGCCTACCCCGACTCTTTCCGTTGCCATGAGCGTCTACAATGGCGAGCGATTCCTTGCAGAAGCGATCGAAAGCATTCTCGCACAGAGCTTTGCCGACTTCGAATTTCTGATTCTCGATGACGGGTCCACTGATTCCAGCCGCGCCATAATAGAACGCTATGCCGCACGGGATCCGCGCATCCGTCCGTTCGTTCGCGAGAATCGCGGACTGATCGTCAGCCTTAACCAGTTGATCGATGAAGCCCACGCGCCGCTGATCGCCCGTATGGATGCGGACGATATCAGCCTGCCACATCGCTTCGAACGCCAGATCGCCTTTCTCAAAGCCCATCCCGACTATGGCGTCGTGGGCACCTGGACCGAGGATATCGACGAGAACGGCGACAGCTATCCCGTCAACGGCGCGGAACACCCGGTCGATCATGCGGGCCTGCTTCGCGCCATCGCACAATGCGAACCGCTGTTGTGCCATCCCGTCGTGATGTTCCGGCGCGATATTGTGCAGGCCGTTGGCGGATATCATGCCGCGTTCCGCCATTGCGAGGATCTCGACCTGTGGCTGCGGCTCGCCAACCGCACGCAGATGGCCAGCATTCCCGAACGGCTTATCCGGTATCGCCATTACCCTCATCAGGTGTCCAGCCGCCACGCCGTGGAACAGCAAACCGGTGCGGCCATTGCCCGCATGGCCTATCGCGAACGTCTGGCCGGGCGGCCCGACCCGACCGCTACACTCGAGACCCTGCCCCCGCTCGACCGGCTCGACAGCCTGTTTGGCCGGGATGGGGTCACGCACGAAGTGCGCGGGATGATCGCGGGTGCCCTGCTCTATTCCCCGA
This genomic window from Caenibius tardaugens NBRC 16725 contains:
- a CDS encoding glycosyltransferase codes for the protein MPTPTLSVAMSVYNGERFLAEAIESILAQSFADFEFLILDDGSTDSSRAIIERYAARDPRIRPFVRENRGLIVSLNQLIDEAHAPLIARMDADDISLPHRFERQIAFLKAHPDYGVVGTWTEDIDENGDSYPVNGAEHPVDHAGLLRAIAQCEPLLCHPVVMFRRDIVQAVGGYHAAFRHCEDLDLWLRLANRTQMASIPERLIRYRHYPHQVSSRHAVEQQTGAAIARMAYRERLAGRPDPTATLETLPPLDRLDSLFGRDGVTHEVRGMIAGALLYSPIGMRGAGFEMLLRHLADGGSHKGLWRTVARLFRFGTPVRAIRLASALLRTPARPPQPQTEAA